A window of Panthera tigris isolate Pti1 chromosome A3, P.tigris_Pti1_mat1.1, whole genome shotgun sequence genomic DNA:
AAACCCCCAATTACATCTCATATCCTGACCAAAGGCTAGATGACCAGTAATGTTTAATGGGAGAAAAGGCAATCCTGGTAACCAAACACTTCCCGGAATCTTTTCCGGGAATATCTATAATCGCCTACCGTGTGTCACTGGAGTCCATCATCTTTAAACAGATTGAGAAGCTAAGGccagagaggagaaatgactCTCAGGACCAGAAAGTAGTGCCAGGTCAAAACCAGAAAAGTCAGGGTCCTCCAAACACATCTGTCTACCCCAAGGCAGGTGCCTGCAGGGGGACCCACAGACCCTTGTATTAAGACTTCGGGGCAGACGACTAGCTGGCGAGCTACCTGCCTTGCCAGGGTGGGGCCCTGGGCTTTTCCTGGCTAAGTGGTTTCTTAGGAGCCATGACTATGCATCAAACtcaccttttctcccttctcaaaTTTACCTCCCTGGGAAAGCCCTCCCTGTCTGAGTATCCCACCCCTaccaccccatccccccaaatTCTAGTCACTAGAGCCAAGGTTCACTCTAGGCTCCTCAAGTGTGAGCACCCCAAGTTCCCCATCAGCCTGGCCTCCTGGAGGACCTCAGTGGTTTTGCCTCTTTTCTCTATATCCCCACAGTGCACCTGACTGAGCTGGGCACATGCGACCACCTCAACTGCCTCCCCAACTCTGCCCCCTCTCACCGCACGAAAGGATGAAGTTAGGCGAGGTCAGCATGATGAAGGGGAAGGTCTGGAGGAGGCCAAAGTAGACGAGGTTGGTGAAGAGGCCCACGCCAATCATGAAGGTGGGGAAGCGTTCAAAAACGTAGAGGCCAATCAGCACAGCCGTGGAGAACTGAAACAACCAGAGGTACACAGTGCAGGGAGCCTCTTCCAGGCAGCCTTCTTGGTCTCACTAACCCCCAGCCCACTCCGGGGAACACTAGGTTCATATGCTTCAGTCTCCTCCTGTTTCACAGTCACAGGTCTGGCCTCCCCAACTTGTCTCTCAGCTCCCAAAGGGCAGCGTCTTTTCACGCCATTCTCAAAAAGTTGACGGCAACccaccataaaggaaaagaaaacagtttacaGATCAAAGTTCAAATTTCAATTctagtcttttctgttttccttaaaatGCTGATCATGACCTACTGAATTGATTACACAACCCAATAATGAACGACACCTGCAGTTTGAAAAAACACTGTTCTGAAGGACTTATAGCTGTCAGCACTTAACAAATGGCAGTTGGCGGAATGAAGCTATAATTCCTATAGCAACACCCACAAACCAGGCCCCTGAACCCAGAGCTGAGAGCTATGGTCTTGTCTCCACTACTAACCCTCCACCCCAAGCCGTGCCCAGAGTGGCTGTTGACACCAGGTGACTTGAGCGGCACTGGGCTTCTCCCGTCCAAACATATGCCCCATCCCCGGCCCTTCCTGCAGCCGGCAAGAATCTGACCGCACCAGCAGGCACTCTGGTAGCTTTGACATCAATGGCAAGGATTGTGTCCTCAGGAACAGAAGCCTTCCATGAAAGCTCCGGAGGGCAGGGCTTGGGCAGGCTTCTCTCTCTTAGGACAAGCCACTTGACCCAATCAGAAAGAGGGCAATGAGTACTCCAACTCAAGTACTCAAAACTGTCCTTAGGTCCTTCTTAGTTCTAAATGCCATGAGCAGAGCAAGGGGCTACACACAATGGGAAACAACCAAGCAAAGGCCAGGCTGTGGTGCTGTCAACAGAGATGGCACTCAGCTGTCACCTGAAGGAACTGAGTGAAGCAATGCCACttggggaaggaggtgagggaacaCCTGTTCCAGACAGCACACTTAGGAGCCCAGGTGCAAGTCGAGGGGATAGGGGTGGCACCCTCAGGAAACAGCAGGGACACAGGTCTCATCATCCATGCCAaactctccccacttcctcctttGGAGGCAGGGCAAAAGAGGGGAAATCCTGGGAAATCTGCCACTTACCCAGATCATGTATTTTATGATCCTGCTGGTGGCCACTGTGTATTCTTCTATCAGTTCTGCCAGGTAATAGAGTCCGGCAGCTGAGGGGGTTAAGAAGAGGAACAAGCGGGGAGAACATTAGCCAGAGTCACTTCACCATCCTGGTCGTTCCTCTCTCTGCAGCTGGTCCCCACTGACCCTTCATGAACTCCAGCACGTTAGGAAAAACCAAACATGCCATGTGGTGTCCTCCCCTGACAAAGCAAAACCGTCAGGGCAACTAAGGAGACTTCATAAAACTGAATGGAAACCTGTATTTGACGCCTCAGCACAATGCTAACCTCTGGTTCATAAAGGacaagttcattcattcattcaataaatatctgtgggCACCCGGCACGGGCCAGGTGCGGGGCTGAGTAATGAGAGTACAGAATAAGACAGACAAGGTCCCTTCCTTGACCCAGCGTGGGTAGGTAGGTAGTAGGCAGAGGAATCAGATGATCCCAGTGTGATAAGCCCTACTTCCGAGAAAGCAGAGGGCACCACCAAACCCCATAAGGAGAGCTTCCTTGAGGAGATGACATCTCAGCTGGGACCAAGAGTAGGAACCAGCCGGATGGAAAGAGAAAGCGTGTCAAACTCCGAGAGAGTAGGCAGTACAAAGGGCCGGAGGCGAAAGAGCGGCGATAAGCCTGGAAAAGTTCAGCTCCGTACGCCCGCGAGGGTGGGACGTCCCCGCAGCGGCTGGCAGTGCGCGAGCTCGGGCAAGGGGCAATGGAGTTAGCCACTCCCAGGCAGCGCCGGGGTGCATTTTGTGACACCGGGAAGGACCCGCGGTCCCGAGGACTGCTGGGTTCAGCAAGAGAGGGCAAGACCTGACGGGACGAGGAAGGAGAGAGATGCGAGGGCCGGGAGCACCGGACAGAAGTCCCCCGGGTGGCTCCGGCGACCCGTGAAGCGACCACCCTCGAGATGCGATCCCCCGCCAGCACAGATGCCGGATGGGAGCCCGCGCGGATCCGGGTCGCGCACTCTCACCGACGGCCAGCGTGATGAAGGCCACCTGGATGAAGAGCGACAGCCAGCTCAGCACGTACATGAACCACATggcgcccccgccccacccgcccCCCGACCGCCAGGACGGGCCTGCGCGCTTCGGCTCCGGCGACACGGAGCCGCCGCCACCGTCGCCGCGTCCCCGCCCCGCGGACGGCGGGACGACCGTACGCCGCCGCCGAGAGAAGCCCGGTCGGGGCGTAGCCCCCTGCCGAATCCGGCCTAGCGCCGCCCGCCGGCGCGGAGGACCAACCGCCGCGGCCGCGTATAGCACAGCTCTCGGGGAGCTGCATCCCCGGGACTGCACCGAGGGGACGGCCGGCAACGCACGGCCGGTGACGCAGCTCGCGGAGGCAGGACTGTCCCGGGGAGCCGGGAAGCGGCGCCTGCCGGAGGGACAGCCTTCGGTGTGCTCCCTGGGCTCTCCCGCTTCCAGCGTGGAGGGGTCCAGGGCGCGAGAGGGCCGCCTGACCGCTCCCCAAACAAGCACCGACCAGAAGCCTCTAGGCAGGTTTGCCTACAGCACTTTATCTCGCTACCGCAGGTAACCGGGACACAATTGTTGCTTGCCTAacgcgtgccaggcactgtgattaAAGGCTACGCTGCATTTTCGTAATGGAAGTTGATTGGATGACGTAGATCATTTTATGGATAGGGAAGCTGGGGCCAAGGAAGGTTACCTTGCCTCAGGTCATACATCTAGGAAGCGGCACAGGCAGAAGTTGGGGCGCCTTTAAATCAGTCATCTTCAGGCGTAACTCTCCCTTTAGGCTGAGTTCCTTTAGGGTACTTTCTTCACCTTTGTATCGCCTGCACACCGCCAGTGGCTGGCACGCAAGGCGCCCAGTTGCAGCCGAATGCATTTACTATCTACCAT
This region includes:
- the TEX261 gene encoding protein TEX261 isoform X1, with translation MWFMYVLSWLSLFIQVAFITLAVAAGLYYLAELIEEYTVATSRIIKYMIWFSTAVLIGLYVFERFPTFMIGVGLFTNLVYFGLLQTFPFIMLTSPNFILSCGLVVVNHYLAFQFFAEEYYPFSEVLAYFTFCLWIIPFAFFVSLSAGENILPSTMQPGDDVVSNYFTKGKRGKRLGILVVFSFIKEAILPSRQKIY